Proteins co-encoded in one Populus trichocarpa isolate Nisqually-1 chromosome 10, P.trichocarpa_v4.1, whole genome shotgun sequence genomic window:
- the LOC7475387 gene encoding chromatin structure-remodeling complex protein SYD isoform X24 — MASSQSSQNVELEAAKFLHKLIQDSKDEPAKLATKLYVILQHMKSSGKEHSMPYQVISRAMETVINQHGLDIEALRSSRLPLTGGTQMGDSSTAQYGGSSQAVGVGKDSKAGLAENEISKVDPSASSRPPAGPSSAGHDYYQGSGTQRSSQSFDHESPSSLETRSANSQSQERGANQKDGKKAVAKRKRGDSSLHLEMHVENPQQLDPRNTIVNPRKGKMNKVDSPGSYAVRGGENTSFNKVPSSGQLEVSSSYVSAGQQQGGSLSSAHESLTSRCMWNQNKAGLPLERSQVPRFSSNAVSGNATAEIPLQQSAISSLGSSAFSKVHGGMPATSYPAGPMGEPGFAGLVQYGGSEHQKHGLAKGAVASSAEKTSEGFFSANRVDDFPTSLSTGKILENDGGSSNMFAESNKIIQGGRQSSNSELTMIRSTPPRDVGKSPVSQGSVSPGMPFNEQQLRQLRAQCLVFLAFRNVLPPKKLHLDIALGNVVPKDGGTLDGPRKELTDHKGKAQSSNEPTNIPELLMPCGRLNNAKEFDKVLPGLGGRFLDENCASKEADKLKMMEDKSGLPSDPSMLADERKYLYSTRKLDAEIQRQEAVESQAVFTTAMQQPDSARGGLPLSNPVDSMGNAFLQVGKTDHASSATFINKQAIPEAVSWTRIGSQSLPSGSIQLGLVPDRKDNAPSQFHILGNSNASEQDDDDKSAASTDSPPSPKYTMLEKWIMDQQRKKLLTEQGWVLKQQKTKQRIATCFDKLKETVSSSEDISAKTKIVIELKKLQLLELQRRLRSNFLNDFFKPITNDMDRLKSYKKHKHGRRIKQLERYEQKMKEERQKRIRERQKEFFAEIEVHKERLEDVFKIKRERWKGFNKYVKEFHKRKERTHREKIDRIQREKINLLKINDVEGYLRMVQDAKSDRVKQLLKETEKYLQKLGSKLQEAKSMASRFENDMDESRHAAVVEKNETSVENEDESDQAKHYMESNEKYYLMAHSVKESIAEQPTCLLGGKLREYQMNGLRWLVSLYNNHLNGILADEMGLGKTVQVISLICYLMETKNDRGPFLVVVPSSVLPGWETEINFWAPGIHKIVYSGPPEERRRLFKEKIVHQKFNVLLTTYEYLMNKHDRPKLSKIHWRYIIIDEGHRIKNASCKLNADLRHYQSSHRLLLTGTPLQNNLEELWALLNFLLPNIFNSAEDFSQWFNKPFESNGDNSADEALLSEEENLLIINRLHQVLRPFVLRRLKHKVENQLPEKIERLVRCEASAYQKLLMKRVEENLGSIGNSKARTVHNSVMELRNICNHPYLSQLHADEVDTLIPKHFLPPIIRLCGKLEMLDRLLPKLKATDHRVLFFSTMTRLLDVMEEYLTWKQYRYLRLDGHTSGGDRGSLIDRFNQQDSPYFIFLLSIRAGGVGVNLQAADTVIIFDTDWNPQVDLQAQARAHRIGQKRDVLVLRFETVQTVEEQVRASAEHKLGVANQSITAGFFDNNTSAEDRREYLESLLRECKKEEAAPVLDDDALNDLLARSESEIDVFESVDKQRRHQEMATWKSLLSGQGMDALEPLPPLPSRLVTDDDLKALYEAMKLYDMPKAGAESNAGAKRKGQHVGGLDAKHYGRGKRAREVRSYEEQWTEEEFEKMCQAESPDSPKVKEETGERNLPKEASGSLLAIGCTEPQAPPQLPPLPPPVEPLLLQQSKEVTPPSKRGRGRPRRATSDKSPAAMVLSVPPETGKVDVELQKGIESGSSKTSPLDSSPVPNLEGNSGATPHLGSRIAPSAQPTTPVSVALSSQITTAPLSVPLQSRGRGRKVQGAVQTPRRRGKNQVAVSPTTSSSAVPDPNINDQSQNVSVNPSVIAMGGTVSSAPMPQHPTNFPAAAAAAVEGISAATHHSGPGTALDSQPNPPNPSISPTIQSIVPSSSVPMQVKGQNRKTQSGTETTRRKGKKEVPVSPSVPDASDSQLSKSNPTLSQDKSGESGSKAIFMVSNQQNDALDRDVNQEQVSQEVGQDKKATELLDDVAQHRQPASTLTTHDGITRSMACAGSSGQIHGVDMHDVASVTKEVSAVNSSSKAKVLEVSGSESGVILSTPQLSKRFAEVVQNQSSEDNPSPVVYPATESLLHSATVEGVCKTVHQLAPKITSSSQPISSYPSVTPVFQSNTPEAMQVKRQGHKAPTRGEAPRRRGKKQGSISPAVDATIGQDPIVNPQMQMQNKSRDSLGSKVISLRSAQGNELKELKNVVQEAHIPSGLVGQDPKRKEASGILAVGRIQTADVTDVARVMKEIFSETCSSKNKIGDSSTVEVRSAPVSSKMSVEVAKNQSSEGKALSAVSILEATLPVMGSSNDDSKQPGSGDGVKMEGDHTPALGKAPTSEINPSMLEIKTSHGPVEKMRELIRASTENPVMGSNMEVNHSVLDAGDRDNITSQRPAPEGLLGDGGDPPMVTLSVSDVTEHPRSDSGYRTQASKASPKFSPHVSLGNRTISIKPDYTDYFSLGTVTPVADHSDSRNILSVADSVSRSSNKPSVKESLDSSLEIRDDEAKTHIQSGVDITKVEGEEVCKMQIDPAVSEASSLKYLSSSNKIEPNSSAAGASHRKDAFSQFGGIVLQNISPLRGNTYGPCENDLVGSSVAVEEPHKTEAGNKAEYSQVGAFVPKDLSENMVLPSSPLAREEEKDSRPFEQGLAGSSIEPETSKGFEAQMASKMDVSNANVIIPEIRPEHMVLPQSFLEAEENINGILENDAACCLVVPEGAKGSEVENDDQMGAQKVSDSVQEIVDPLPSSLVIEEDQVEGSSEKGALCFSVIVQNSGGSEAEAGKQLDASHAETLVRENVSENMVSPRSSLVSEAPVVEGSSEQDIFGFSVVLETSKGSATNNEVQVNPSQVDGVVPETKTGIWMQESEIARSSEKHQDDSSVAKQSKPSAIEEGSQMIVSEVGGIVHETSLENSCVPSVSETKAENANCLYEKSSHCVLLALEEAKQSETESSNQLAVSDFPMTGPENSLENICQSSCSLTMEADKIEGSSKKSSCDISVAMEESKKFEKENDESHVGSKECEESQVVGTSFEHTQVGSIGPEETSGNTDKSSYSSEMQEGKIEGSSQNIPEESNRSEAETDDQTQYGGMALANMSENIEGSYSSGMQEDKIKGSSLNVPEESNRLEAETDDQTQFGGMTLAKMSEKIEGSSLNVPEESNRSEAEIDDQAQCGGMALANMPEKIESISFSGMQEDKIEGSSLNVPESNRLEAETDDQTQFCGMALAKMSEKIEGSCLNVSEESKRSEAETNDQAQCGGMALANMPEKIEDLSSSGMQEDKIKGSSLNVPEESKRQEAETVTDDETQCDGMAPANMLPSSSLLEEKTDVLSEKDPAE, encoded by the exons ATTTTGCAACACATGAAATCAAGCGGGAAGGAACATTCCATGCCGTATCAAGTAATATCAAG GGCCATGGAGACTGTCATCAATCAGCATGGTCTTGATATTGAAGCTTTGAGGTCATCACGCCTTCCTTTGACCGGTGGAACTCAAATGGGGGATTCTTCGACTGCACAATATGGAG GATCTTCACAGGCAGTTGGAGTTGGGAAAGACTCTAAAGCTGGATTGGCTGAAAATGAGATATCCAAAGTTGATCCTTCTGCTTCCAGTAGGCCCCCTGCTGGCCCAAGTAGTGCAGGCCATGATTATTATCAAGGATCTGGAACTCAAAGGAGCAGCCAGTCATTTGATCATGAAAGTCCTTCTAGTTTGGAAACTAGGTCTGCCAATTCACAATCCCAAGAAAGAGGAGCGAATCAGAAGGATGGTAAAAAGGCTGTTGCTAAGAGGAAGAGGGGTGATTCATCTTTACACTTGGAAATGCATGTTGAGAATCCCCAACAACTTGATCCTCGCAATACCATAGTTAATCCAAGGAAGGGGAAAATGAACAAGGTTGACTCACCAGGGAGTTATGCAGTTAGAGGTGGTGAAAATACCAGCTTTAATAAGGTTCCTAGTAGTGGTCAGCTGGAAGTTTCATCTTCTTATGTGTCTGCAGGACAACAGCAAGGGGGTTCTCTTTCATCTGCACATGAAAGTCTCACTTCCAGGTGTATGTGGAATCAAAATAAAGCAGGGTTACCCCTTGAAAGATCTCAAGTTCCAAGGTTCTCTTCGAATGCTGTTTCTGGTAATGCAACAGCAGAAATTCCATTGCAGCAGTCAGCAATTTCATCTCTTGGATCAA GTGCTTTTAGCAAGGTTCATGGAGGGATGCCTGCCACTTCATATCCAGCAGGGCCCATGGGGGAGCCAGGGTTTGCAGGTCTAGTGCAATATGGTGGTTCTGAACATCAGAAACATGGATTGGCAAAGGGTGCTGTAGCTAGTTCTGCTGAGAAAACCTCAGAAGGATTTTTTTCTGCTAACCGTGTGGATGACTTTCCCACTTCACTTTCAACTGGAAAGATTTTAGAAAATGATGGAGGAAGTTCAAACATGTTTGCAGAGTCAAATAAAATTATCCAG GGTGGCAGGCAATCTAGTAATTCAGAATTGACAATGATTAGATCAACACCTCCTAGAGATGTTGGAAAATCTCCTGTTTCCCAGGGTTCTGTCTCTCCTGGCATGCCTTTCAATGAACAACAGCTGAGACAGCTCAGAGCTCAGTGCCTTGTCTTTTTAGCATTCAG AAATGTTTTGCCGCCAAAGAAACTTCATCTGGATATAGCACTTGGAAATGTTGTTCCTAAAGATG GTGGCACTTTGGATGGTCCTCGCAAAGAGCTGACTGATCATAAAGGAAAGGCACAATCTTCTAATGAGCCAACCAATATTCCTGAACTTTTAATGCCATGTGGAAGGCTGAATAATGCAAAGGAATTTGATAAAGTGCTTCCCGGTTTGGGGGGAAGATTCTTGGATGAAAACTGTGCATCCAAAGAAGCTGATAAACTTAAAATGATGGAGGACAAAAGTGGTCTACCTTCTGACCCCTCGATGCTTGCAGATGAAAGGAAATATCTGTACTCCACAAGGAAACTGGATGCTGAAATACAAAGGCAGGAAGCAGTGGAATCGCAGGCAGTTTTCACCACTGCAATGCAGCAGCCTGATTCAGCAAGGGGTGGTTTACCCTTGAGTAACCCTGTGGACAGCATGGGGAATGCCTTTCTTCAAGTTGGAAAAACTGACCATGCTTCTTCTGCAACATTCATAAATAAGCAGGCAATCCCTGAGGCAGTTAGCTGGACTAGAATTGGCAGTCAATCCCTACCATCCGGCTCCATTCAGCTCGGATTGGTTCCAGACAGAAAAGATAATGCTCCTAGTCAGTTTCACATTCTTGGCAATAGTAATGCTTCAG AacaagatgatgatgataagtCAGCCGCTTCTACTGATTCACCACCTTCTCCAAAGTACACCATGTTAGAGAAATGGATTATGGATCAGCAGAGGAAGAAACTTTTAACCGAGCAAGGTTGGGTTCTAAAACagcagaaaacaaaacaaagaattgCCACTTGTTTTGACAAGTTAAAG GAAACTGTTAGCTCGTCTGAAGACATATCTGCAAAAACCAAAATTgtaatagaattgaaaaagcttCAGCTCTTGGAGCTTCAACGCCGTCTAAGGAG TAATtttctcaatgatttttttaagccCATCACAAATGACATGGATCGTTTGAAATCATATAAGAAACATAAGCATGGCAGGAGGATCAAACAACTTGAAAGGTATGAGCAGAAAATGAAGGAAGAACGACAAAAGAGGATACGTGAGAGGCAGAAGGAGTTCTTTGCTGAGATAGAAGTTCACAA GGAAAGACTGGAAGATGTGTTTAAGATTAAGAGAGAACGCtggaaaggtttcaataaataTGTCAAAGAGTTCCATAAAAGGAAGGAGCGTACCCATCGGGAGAAGATTGACAGAATCCAGCGTGAGaagattaatttattgaaaatcaatGATGTTGAGGGGTATCTGCGAATGGTGCAG GATGCAAAATCAGACCGTGTTAAGCAACTGCTGAAAGAGACGGAGAAGTATCTTCAAAAGCTGGGATCCAAGCTACAGGAAGCTAAGTCTATGGCAAGCCGATTTGAGAATGATATGGATGAGTCACGGCATGCTGCTGTTGTTGAGAAGAATGAAACTTCTGTTGAGAATGAAGATGAAAGTGACCAGGCCAAG CATTACATGGAAAGCAATGAGAAGTACTATTTGATGGCTCATAG TGTAAAAGAAAGCATTGCAGAACAGCCAACATGTCTCCTGGGCGGAAAATTAAGGGA GTATCAGATGAATGGACTAAGGTGGTTGGTTTCACTATACAACAATCATTTGAATGGCATTCTTGCTGATGAAATGGGTCTTGGGAAAACTGTTCAg GTTATTTCTCTAATTTGCTACCTGAtggaaacaaaaaatgataGAGGGCCTTTCTTGGTGGTTGTACCTTCTTCAGTTTTACCTGGCTGGGAGACTGAAATCAATTTCTGGGCACCTGGAATCCACAAAATTGTCTATTCTGGGCCTCCGGAGGAGAGGCGCAGGCTATTTAA gGAAAAGATTGTGCATCAAAAATTCAATGTCCTTCTGACAACGTATGAATATCTGATGAACAAACACGATAGACCGAAACTGAGCAAGATACATTGGCgatatataataattgatgaaGGCCATCGCATAAAGAATGCTTCTTGCAAATTGAATGCTGACTTGAGGCATTATCAGAGTTCTCACAGGTTGTTATTAACTGGAACACCACTACAG AACAATCTTGAGGAATTGTGGGCACTACTCAACTTTTTGCTACCTAACATATTTAACTCAGCAGAGGATTTTTCTCAGTGGTTCAACAAACCATTTGAGAGTAATGGTGATAATTCAGCCGATGAA GCCTTACTTTCCGAGGAGGAAAATTTGTTGATCATAAACCGTCTCCACCAAGTTCTTCGACCATTTGTACTTCGGAGACTGAAACACAAG GTTGAGAATCAACTGCCTGAGAAGATTGAGAGACTTGTTCGGTGTGAGGCTTCTGCATATCAGAAGCTTCTTATGAAGAGAGTAGAAGAGAATCTTGGTTCAATTGGAAATTCAAAG GCTCGAACAGTGCACAACTCAGTTATGGAGCTTCGTAACATATGCAATCATCCATACCTTAGCCAGCTTCATGCGGATGAG GTTGATACTTTGATACCTAAGCATTTTCTGCCACCAATTATTAGACTTTGTGGAAAGCTTGAGATGCTAGATCGTTTGCTACCCAAATTGAAAGCAACAGACCATCGG gttcttttcttttccacaaTGACCAGGCTGCTTGATGTTATGGAGGAGTATCTCACTTGGAAACAGTATCGATACCTTCGCTTGGATGGTCATACCTCTGGAGGTGACCGTGGTTCACTCATTGACCGTTTTAACCAACAAGATTctccatattttattttcttgctcag CATTCGGGCTGGTGGTGTTGGAGTGAACCTTCAAGCTGCTGATACTGTGATCATATTTGATACTGATTGGAATCCTCAG GTTGATCTTCAAGCTCAAGCAAGGGCTCATAGGATTGGCCAGAAGAGGGATGTGCTTGTTCTTCGATTTGAAACA GTCCAAACTGTTGAAGAACAAGTCAGAGCTTCTGCTGAGCATAAACTGGGAGTTGCTAATCAGAGCATTACTGCTGGTTTCTTTGACAATAATACAAG TGCAGAAGATCGAAGGGAATACTTGGAGTCCCTTCTGCGTGAATGCAAGAAAGAGGAGGCTGCCCCTGTTTTAGATGATGATGCTCTAAATGATCTCTTAGCTCGCAG TGAATCAGAGATTGATGTATTTGAATCAGTTGACAAACAAAGGCGGCATCAAGAGATG GCAACATGGAAGAGTTTGTTATCGGGTCAAGGGATGGATGCTTTGGAACCTCTACCACCTTTGCCTTCACGCCTTGTAACAGATGATGACTTGAAAGCACTCTATGAAGCAATGAAGTTGTATGATATGCCAAAGGCTGGGGCAGAATCCAATGCAGGGGCGAAGCGTAAGGGGCAGCATGTTGGGGGCCTTGATGCTAAACATTATGGAAGGGGCAAACGAGCTAGAGAG GTACGCTCTTATGAAGAGCAATGGACAGAAGAGGAATTTGAGAAGATGTGTCAGGCTGAATCTCCAGACTCTCCTAAGGTGAAAGAAGAAACAGGAGAGAGGAACTTGCCAAAAGAGGCTAGTGGGTCTTTATTGGCTATTGGTTGCACAGAACCTCAAGCTCCACCACAACTGCCACCGCTGCCACCTCCTGTGGAGCCTCTCCTGCTGCAGCAGAGCAAAGAGGTAACTCCTCCATCAAAACGGGGGCGTGGAAGGCCGAGAAGAGCAACTTCAGATAAATCTCCAGCTGCGATGGTACTCTCAGTACCTCCTGAAACTGGCAAAGTGGATGTGGAGTTACAGAAGGGAATAGAGTCTGGCTCCTCAAAAACATCTCCTCTTGATTCTTCTCCTGTTCCTAATTTAGAAGGTAATAGTGGAGCCACACCTCATTTAGGATCAAGGATTGCTCCCAGTGCTCAGCCAACCACTCCAGTTTCTGTTGCACTTAGCTCACAAATCACTACTGCTCCCCTTTCTGTGCCATTGCAATCAAGAGGTCGAGGACGGAAGGTTCAAGGTGCAGTTCAAACACCACGGCGCAGAGGAAAGAATCAAGTGGCTGTTTCACCCACCACTTCAAGTTCTGCTGTTCCTGATCCAAATATAAATGATCAATCACAGAATGTATCTGTCAATCCATCAGTAATTGCCATGGGTGGAACTGTTTCTAGTGCTCCCATGCCACAACATCCTACTAATtttcctgctgctgctgctgctgctgtagaGGGTATTAGTGCAGCCACTCATCATTCTGGGCCTGGGACTGCTTTGGATTCTCAACCAAACCCTCCCAACCCTTCTATCTCCCCTACCATTCAATCCATAGTTCCTAGTTCTTCAGTTCCTATGCAAGTCAAAGGGCAAAACCGAAAGACTCAAAGTGGCACTGAAACAACTCGACgcaaaggaaagaaagaggTGCCAGTATCACCTTCTGTTCCAGATGCTTCAGACAGTCAGCTTTCAAAATCCAATCCAACGTTGTCACAGGATAAATCTGGGGAATCAGGAAGTAAAGCTATTTTCATGGTTAGTAACCAACAGAATGATGCTCTGGACAGAGATGTTAACCAGGAGCAAGTGTCCCAAGAAGTTGGCCAGGATAAAAAAGCAACTGAGCTTTTGGATGATGTAGCCCAGCATAGGCAACCAGCCAGCACTCTTACAACGCATGATGGTATTACCAGATCTATGG CTTGTGCAGGATCTTCTGGACAAATACATGGTGTTGATATGCATGATGTAGCTTCTGTGACAAAGGAGGTTTCAGCAGTGAATAGCTCTTCAAAAGCTAAAGTACTTGAAGTTTCTGGGAGTGAAAGTGGAGTTATCCTGTCTACACCTCAATTAAGTAAGCGCTTTGCAGAGGTGGTCCAGAATCAAAGCTCAGAGGATAACCCTTCCCCAGTGGTTTATCCTGCAACTGAGTCATTACTCCATTCTGCCACTGTAGAAGGTGTTTGCAAAACTGTGCATCAGCTTGCTCCAAAGATTACTTCCAGCTCTCAGCCAATTTCATCTTATCCTTCTGTTACTCCAGTATTTCAATCTAACACTCCTGAAGCCATGCAAGTTAAAAGGCAAGGTCATAAAGCTCCTACCAGAGGGGAAGCACCTAGACGAAGAGGTAAGAAACAGGGTTCAATTTCACCTGCTGTGGATGCTACAATTGGTCAGGATCCCATTGTAAATCCTCAAATGCAAATGCAAAATAAGTCCAGAGATTCATTAGGGAGCAAGGTCATATCCTTGAGGAGTGCTCAAGGAAATGAACTCAAGGAGTTGAAGAATGTTGTTCAG GAAGCACATATTCCCAGTGGTTTAGTTGGTCAagatccaaaaagaaaagaagctagTGGGATTCTGGCTGTTGGCCGAATTCAGACTGCTGACGTAACTGATGTTGCTCGTGTGATGAAGGAGATTTTTTCTGAGACTTgctcttcaaaaaataaaattggtgaCTCTTCTACAGTTGAAGTTAGAAGTGCCCCTGTTTCAAGTAAGATGTCTGTGGAGGTGGCAAAAAACCAAAGCTCAGAGGGTAAAGCACTATCCGCTGTGTCAATTTTAGAAGCTACACTTCCAGTCATGGGGAGTTCAAATGATGATTCTAAACAGCCTGGGTCTGGAGATGGTGTCAAGATGGAAGGGGATCATACTCCTGCTTTGGGTAAGGCTCCTACTTCTGAAATCAATCCCTCTATGCTTGAAATCAAGACCAGTCATGGCCCTGTTGAAAAAATGAGAGAGTTGATACGGGCTTCCACTGAAAACCCAGTCATGGGAAGTAATATGGAAGTCAATCATTCAGTTCTTGATGCTGGTGACAGGGACAATATTACTTCTCAGAGACCTGCTCCTGAAGGTCTTcttggtgatggtggtgatcCTCCCATGGTTACCCTATCTGTTTCAGATGTAACAGAACACCCTAGGAGTGACTCTGGATACAGAACGCAGGCTTCAAAAGCATCTCCTAAGTTTTCTCCACATGTTAGCCTTGGCAATCGTACAATTTCCATTAAACCTGATTATACTGATTATTTTTCCTTAGGGACTGTTACTCCTGTTGCAGATCATTCAGATTCAAGAAATATCCTAAGTGTAGCTGATAGTGTATCTAGAAGCAGTAATAAGCCTTCTGTGAAAGAGTCCCTAGATTCTTCTCTTGAAATCAGAGATGATGAAGCTAAAACTCATATTCAATCGGGGGTTGATATAACCAAGGTTGAGGGTGAGGAGGTCTGCAAAATGCAAATTGATCCTGCTGTATcagag GCCTCTTCTCTTAAATATCTGTCTTCTTCCAACAAGATAGAGCCAAACAGTTCTGCAGCTGGAGCCAGTCATCGAAAGGATGCTTTTTCTCAGTTTGGTGGGATTGTGCTGCAAAATATTTCTCCACTCAGAGGAAATACCTATGGCCCATGTGAGAATGATCTTGTTGGAAGCTCAGTAGCAGTGGAGGAACCACACAAAACTGAAGCAGGTAACAAAGCAGAATATTCTCAGGTTGGTGCGTTTGTGCCAAAAGATTTGTCAGAAAACATGGTTCTACCCTCGTCCCCACTGGCAAGGGAGGAAGAAAAGGACAGTAGACCATTTGAGCAGGGTTTAGCTGGCAGCTCAATAGAACCAGAAACATCAAAGGGGTTTGAGGCTCAAATGGCCAGTAAAATGGATGTATCTAATGCTAATGTTATCATTCCAGAAATTAGACCAGAACACATGGTTCTACCCCAATCTTTCTTGGAAGCAGAAGAAAACATCAATGGCATTTTGGAGAATGATGCGGCTTGCTGTTTGGTGGTGCCAGAGGGAGCAAAGGGATCTGAAGTTGAAAATGATGATCAGATGGGCGCGCAGAAGGTGTCTGATAGTGTACAAGAAATTGTGGATCCCTTACCATCTTCTCTTGTAATAGAGGAAGATCAGGTTGAGGGCTCATCCGAGAAGGGTGCGCTTTGTTTCTCTGTAATAGTTCAAAATTCAGGAGGGTCAGAAGCTGAAGCAGGCAAGCAACTAGATGCATCTCATGCTGAGACTTTGGTACGAGAAAATGTATCAGAGAACATGGTTTCGCCAAGATCTTCTTTGGTATCAGAGGCACCAGTGGTTGAGGGCTCTTCTGAGCAGGATATATTTGGCTTCTCAGTAGTACTAGAGACATCTAAAGGGTCTGCTACTAATAATGAGGTTCAAGTAAATCCATCTCAGGTAGATGGAGTTGTGCCTGAAACTAAAACGGGCATATGGATGCAGGAATCTGAGATTGCAAGATCATCTGAGAAGCACCAAGATGACAGCTCAGTAGCCAAGCAATCAAAACCATCTGCAATTGAAGAGGGCAGTCAAATGATAGTATCTGAGGTTGGTGGAATTGTGCATGAAACTTCTTTGGAAAACAGTTGTGTGCCATCTGTCTCAGAAACAAAGGCAGAAAACGCTAATTGCTTATATGAGAAAAGTTCTCATTGCGTCTTGCTTGCTCTAGAGGAAGCAAAACAGTCTGAAACTGAAAGTAGCAACCAACTGGCTGTATCTGATTTTCCTATGACCGGGCCTGAAAATTCTTTGGAGAACATATGCCAGTCTTCATGTTCTCTAACAATGGAGGCGGATAAGATTGAGGGCTCGTCTAAGAAGAGTTCTTGTGACATCTCAGTAGCAATGGAGGAAtcaaaaaagtttgaaaaagaaaacgatgAATCTCATGTTGGTAGCAAGGAATGTGAAGAAAGTCAAGTTGTTGGTACCAGTTTCGAACACACACAGGTTGGTAGCATTGGACCAGAAGAAACATCTGGAAACACAGACAAATCCTCATATTCCTCAGAAATGCAGGAAGGTAAGATTGAGGGCTCATCTCAGAATATCCCAGAGGAATCAAATAGGTCGGAAGCTGAAACAGATGATCAAACTCAGTATGGTGGGATGGCTCTAGCCAACATGTCAGAAAATATCGAGGGCTCTTATTCCTCAGGGATGCAGGAAGACAAGATTAAGGGCTCTTCTTTGAATGTACCAGAGGAATCAAATAGGTTGGAAGCTGAAACAGATGATCAAACTCAATTTGGTGGGATGACTCTAGCTAAGATGTCAGAAAAGATTGAGGGCTCATCTCTGAATGTCCCAGAGGAATCAAATAGGTCGGAAGCTGAAATAGATGACCAAGCTCAATGTGGTGGGATGGCTCTAGCGAACATGCCAGAAAAGATAGAGAGCATATCTTTCTCAGGGATGCAGGAAGACAAGATTGAGGGCTCTTCTCTGAATGTCCCAGAGTCAAATAG GTTGGAAGCTGAAACAGAtgatcaaactcaattttgtggGATGGCTCTAGCTAAGATGTCAGAAAAGATTGAGGGCTCATGTCTAAATGTCTCAGAGGAATCTAAGAG GTCGGAAGCTGAAACAAATGACCAAGCTCAATGTGGTGGGATGGCTCTAGCGAACATGCCAGAAAAGATAGAGGACTTGTCTTCCTCAGGGATGCAGGAAGACAAGATTAAAGGCTCTTCTCTAAATGTCCCAGAGGAATCAAAAAGGCAGGAAGCTGAAACTGTAACTGATGATGAAACTCAGTGTGATGGGATGGCTCCAGCGAACATGTTGCCTTCATCTTCTCTCTTGGAGGAAAAGACTGACGTCTTATCAGAGAAAGATCCAGCTGAATAA